In the Bacteroidota bacterium genome, one interval contains:
- a CDS encoding HmuY family protein codes for MKSRFFLALTLMTFIFGACSNKKDDNSGNGTLEVKTVSNIDASGLNGHYTLFSFKTGATVSISDSATAKWDIGFRSTSVILNSGISGPGEAGVVVKDALFDAVTTADTTGYAEDSSTGFAIPTGSGNGWYTYTGENPTNPHVILPIPGKVFVVRTADKKYAKFEILSYYKNAPANPTQTETPRYFKINYVYQSNGSTTIY; via the coding sequence ATGAAAAGTAGATTTTTTTTAGCCCTGACTTTAATGACTTTTATTTTTGGTGCCTGCAGCAATAAAAAAGACGACAATTCGGGTAACGGAACGCTGGAAGTAAAAACCGTAAGCAATATTGATGCCAGCGGATTAAACGGACACTATACCTTATTTTCTTTTAAGACAGGAGCAACCGTTTCAATCAGCGATTCAGCTACTGCAAAGTGGGATATAGGTTTTCGCTCTACATCAGTTATTCTGAACAGTGGGATCAGCGGACCCGGGGAAGCAGGAGTAGTTGTCAAAGACGCTCTTTTTGATGCTGTAACAACAGCTGATACAACCGGATATGCTGAAGATAGCAGCACTGGATTTGCCATACCCACCGGATCTGGAAATGGCTGGTATACCTACACCGGTGAAAATCCAACGAATCCACACGTCATTTTACCCATTCCCGGGAAAGTTTTTGTAGTCAGGACTGCTGACAAAAAATATGCAAAGTTTGAAATTCTCAGCTACTATAAAAATGCTCCGGCAAATCCCACTCAAACCGAAACTCCAAGGTACTTTAAAATCAATTACGTTTATCAGTCAAACGGAAGTACAACGATATATTAG